In a single window of the Terrirubrum flagellatum genome:
- a CDS encoding cell wall hydrolase, which translates to MALRMRQSRRRVHWICATIAPWALAGGLLATFTASAGYAPVGVTLIGWKKPLTPREIAADNAEPVMTGAIRLASLTSDWPIASRAETIGNLPRSSRLVDELAPSFEMKPDAHDFPVVDRRLKGDPILSLRPSLSRAIPAPLHQDFARAIFSIDEDNLVFGEFRVQPATLSLRENLVAIERFSPGQMQPQAPARPGIETSPEAASSTPAQTTSEGRSGATPSTSREIALASATPAAAGAMPLAIAAAPVWLPGQGGVTAVARSDAAQRYSGLVQPAAMGRELKCLSEAVYFEARSEPEEGQAAVAQVVLNRVKSGLYPQSVCGVVYQNRERYLGCQFTFACEGRSLRITEPEPWRAAQRIAQAVLDGSSYNDEVGGSTHYHARYVRPYWARSLKRMDTIGQHVFYRLRPGQT; encoded by the coding sequence GTGGCGTTGCGTATGCGTCAGTCGCGTCGGCGAGTTCACTGGATCTGTGCGACCATCGCACCCTGGGCCCTCGCCGGCGGGCTCCTGGCGACGTTCACGGCGAGCGCTGGCTATGCGCCTGTCGGCGTAACGCTGATCGGCTGGAAGAAGCCGCTCACTCCCAGAGAGATTGCGGCTGACAACGCTGAGCCTGTCATGACAGGCGCTATCCGCCTCGCGAGCCTGACGTCGGACTGGCCGATCGCCTCGCGCGCCGAAACCATCGGCAATCTGCCGCGCTCCTCGCGCCTCGTCGACGAGCTTGCGCCGAGCTTCGAGATGAAGCCGGACGCGCATGATTTTCCCGTCGTCGATCGCAGGCTGAAGGGTGATCCGATTCTGTCGCTGCGACCGAGTCTCAGCCGCGCCATCCCTGCGCCGTTGCATCAGGATTTCGCGCGGGCGATCTTTTCGATCGATGAGGACAATCTCGTCTTCGGCGAATTCCGCGTTCAGCCCGCGACCTTGTCGCTGCGCGAGAATCTTGTCGCGATCGAACGATTTTCGCCGGGCCAGATGCAGCCGCAGGCGCCCGCGCGTCCCGGCATCGAGACATCGCCGGAGGCGGCCTCGTCAACACCTGCGCAAACGACCAGCGAAGGCCGCTCGGGCGCGACGCCTTCAACCTCGCGCGAGATTGCGCTTGCCTCAGCGACGCCTGCGGCGGCTGGCGCCATGCCGCTTGCAATCGCCGCGGCGCCCGTGTGGCTCCCGGGGCAAGGCGGCGTCACCGCCGTCGCGCGCAGCGACGCGGCGCAACGCTATTCAGGTCTCGTGCAGCCCGCCGCGATGGGGCGCGAACTGAAATGCCTGTCCGAAGCGGTCTATTTCGAGGCGCGCAGCGAGCCGGAGGAGGGGCAGGCGGCGGTGGCGCAGGTGGTGCTCAATCGCGTGAAGAGCGGGCTCTATCCCCAGAGCGTCTGCGGCGTCGTCTATCAGAACCGCGAGCGCTATCTCGGCTGCCAGTTCACCTTCGCCTGCGAGGGCAGGTCGCTGCGCATCACCGAGCCGGAACCCTGGCGCGCGGCGCAGCGCATCGCGCAGGCGGTGCTCGATGGCAGCAGCTACAATGATGAAGTGGGCGGCTCGACCCACTATCACGCGCGTTATGTCCGGCCCTATTGGGCGCGCAGCCTGAAGCGGATGGATACGATCGGTCAGCATGTCTTTTATCGGCTGCGGCCGGGGCAGACGTAA
- a CDS encoding SRPBCC domain-containing protein: MSFFREPHAKDAGGELLIFRNFAAPRDVVFRAWTDPVEVARWWGPRDYPAREMTMDVRVGGVWRGCLRSVADGRNLWHGGVFKEITPPERLAFTFRWEEEGERGLETLVDITFKENGDGTRMIFRQTPFQSVEEREGHRGGWSSAFDRFDEFVAPPAA; this comes from the coding sequence ATGAGCTTCTTCAGGGAGCCGCACGCGAAAGACGCTGGCGGCGAACTCCTCATCTTCCGCAATTTCGCCGCGCCGCGCGACGTCGTGTTCCGCGCCTGGACCGATCCGGTTGAGGTCGCGCGTTGGTGGGGACCGCGCGATTATCCCGCGCGCGAGATGACGATGGATGTGCGCGTCGGCGGCGTCTGGCGCGGTTGCCTGCGCTCCGTCGCGGACGGGCGCAATCTCTGGCATGGCGGCGTGTTCAAGGAAATCACGCCGCCGGAAAGACTCGCTTTCACCTTCCGCTGGGAGGAGGAAGGCGAGCGCGGACTGGAGACGCTCGTCGACATCACTTTCAAGGAAAATGGCGACGGCACGCGCATGATCTTTCGGCAGACGCCGTTCCAGTCGGTCGAGGAGCGCGAGGGCCATCGCGGCGGCTGGTCGAGCGCGTTCGATCGCTTCGACGAGTTTGTCGCGCCGCCCGCCGCTTGA
- a CDS encoding MFS transporter: MSTATISAAPSWRTPLIIALAGAAISFIGFGPRSVFGFFLQPISNEFGWSRSVFALTFALQQLFWGIGQPFAGAIADRFGTTRVLIGGAVLYMAGLALMTVSSDPILMHITGGVLIGFALAGCSFNVVLGAFAKLLPPEKRGLGLGLGTAAGSFGQFVCSPFAPMLVNAIGWKPTLYVLALTTILIIPLAFALWTAPAPPGARVAAADGPQSLGGALSEAFAQPSYVMLVLGFFTCGFQLAFITGHLPQFLVDRGLDPWVGGVALGAIGLTNIMGSLASGWLMTRCPRRYMLAIIYALRSVAIIGFMLTPVTTTSAIVFGLSMGLLWLSTVPPTSGLVALMFGVRYMTMLYGFAFFSHQVGGFFGAWLGGVLYEQFRSYDIVWWLSVALGFASAAINLPIREKAVERAAPAAA, from the coding sequence ATGAGCACAGCCACCATCTCCGCTGCGCCGTCCTGGCGCACGCCTCTCATCATCGCGCTCGCCGGCGCGGCCATCAGCTTCATCGGCTTTGGCCCGCGTTCGGTTTTCGGATTCTTCCTCCAGCCCATCTCCAACGAATTCGGCTGGAGCCGCAGCGTTTTCGCGCTGACCTTCGCGCTTCAGCAGCTTTTCTGGGGCATCGGCCAGCCTTTCGCCGGCGCCATCGCCGATCGCTTCGGCACGACGCGCGTGCTGATCGGCGGCGCGGTTCTCTATATGGCAGGCCTCGCGCTGATGACCGTGTCGAGCGACCCGATCCTCATGCACATCACCGGCGGCGTGCTGATCGGCTTTGCGCTCGCCGGCTGTTCGTTCAACGTGGTGCTCGGCGCCTTCGCGAAATTGCTGCCGCCGGAGAAGCGTGGGCTCGGCCTTGGCCTTGGCACCGCCGCTGGCTCGTTCGGCCAGTTCGTCTGCTCGCCTTTCGCGCCAATGCTGGTCAACGCCATCGGCTGGAAGCCGACGCTCTATGTGCTGGCGCTGACGACGATCCTGATCATTCCGCTGGCCTTCGCCCTGTGGACGGCGCCCGCGCCTCCCGGCGCGCGCGTCGCGGCGGCTGACGGGCCGCAATCGCTTGGCGGCGCGCTCTCCGAAGCCTTCGCGCAGCCTTCCTATGTGATGCTGGTGCTGGGCTTCTTCACCTGCGGCTTCCAGCTCGCCTTCATCACGGGGCATCTGCCGCAATTCCTCGTCGATCGCGGGCTTGATCCCTGGGTCGGCGGCGTCGCGCTCGGCGCCATCGGCCTGACCAACATCATGGGCTCGCTCGCCTCGGGCTGGCTGATGACGCGCTGTCCCCGGCGCTACATGCTCGCCATCATCTATGCGCTGCGATCGGTCGCCATCATCGGCTTCATGCTGACGCCGGTGACGACGACGAGCGCGATCGTGTTCGGCCTGTCGATGGGTCTGCTCTGGCTGTCGACGGTGCCGCCGACATCGGGTCTCGTCGCGCTGATGTTCGGCGTGCGCTACATGACGATGCTCTACGGCTTCGCCTTCTTCTCGCATCAGGTGGGCGGCTTCTTCGGCGCCTGGCTTGGCGGCGTGCTCTATGAGCAGTTTAGGAGCTACGACATCGTCTGGTGGCTGTCGGTCGCGCTCGGCTTTGCCTCGGCTGCGATCAATCTGCCGATCCGCGAGAAGGCGGTGGAGCGCGCCGCGCCGGCGGCCGCGTGA
- the ppdK gene encoding pyruvate, phosphate dikinase — MAKWVYTFGDGKAEGDAGMKNLLGGKGANLAEMSNLGLPVPPGFTISTDVCTHYYAHERTYPEELKGQVETALAHVGKLTGRVFGDAANPLLVSVRSGARASMPGMMDTVLNLGLNDETVEALAKQAGDRRFALDSYRRFITMYSDVVLEVGHHHFEDILEEHKERKNYQLDTDLTADDWAQLIVKYKAAVKRELGKDFPQDPKEQLWGAIGAVFGSWMNARAIKYRELNDIPASWGTAVNVQAMVFGNLGETSATGVAFTRNPSTGAKELYGEFLINAQGEDVVAGIRTPQDITEAAKIAAGSDKPSMEKAMPEAYAELVRIYGALEKHYRDMQDMEFTVESGKLWMLQTRNGKRTTKAALRIAVDLASEGLISRAEAVQRIEPASLDQLLHPTIDPKAPRTIIATGLPASPGAAAGAIVFSSDEAEEAKKQGRKVILVRVETSPEDIHGMHAAEGILTTRGGMTSHAAVVARGMGKPCVSGAGSIRVDYAKQTLTAMGKTLNKGDAITIDGGTGQVLLGEAPMQEPELSGEFAQLMEWADGARRMKVRANADTPLDAATARKFGAEGIGLCRTEHMFFEGDRIVAVREMILSDDEKGRRAALAKLLPMQRSDFAKLFEIMHGLPVTIRLLDPPLHEFLPHTDAEIAEVSKAMGASPEKLKARAHELHEFNPMLGFRGCRLAIAYPEIAEMQARAIFEAAVEAAKKTGEPVVPEVMVPLVMTKPEFDLVKDRIDAMAAAVAKETGAKVEYQVGTMIELPRACLMAGEIAQSAEFFSFGTNDLTQTTLGISRDDAASFLGPYTAKGIIPADPFVTIDQEGVGALVKLAVKGGQATRPKIKLGICGEHGGDPASIVFCESAGLDYVSCSPYRAPIARLSAAQAALGKLKEKDA; from the coding sequence ATGGCGAAGTGGGTCTACACCTTTGGCGACGGCAAGGCCGAAGGCGACGCCGGGATGAAGAACCTGCTCGGCGGCAAGGGCGCCAATCTCGCGGAGATGTCCAATCTCGGCCTGCCGGTGCCGCCGGGCTTCACGATCTCCACCGACGTCTGCACCCACTATTACGCCCATGAGCGGACCTATCCCGAAGAGCTGAAAGGACAGGTCGAGACCGCGCTCGCTCATGTCGGCAAGCTGACTGGCCGCGTGTTCGGCGACGCTGCGAATCCATTGCTCGTCTCCGTGCGTTCGGGCGCGCGCGCGTCGATGCCCGGCATGATGGATACGGTGCTCAATCTCGGCCTCAACGACGAGACCGTGGAAGCGCTGGCGAAACAGGCGGGCGATCGCCGTTTCGCGCTCGATTCCTATCGCCGCTTCATCACGATGTATTCCGATGTCGTGCTCGAAGTCGGGCACCATCACTTCGAGGACATTCTCGAAGAGCACAAGGAGCGGAAGAACTACCAGCTCGACACCGATCTCACCGCCGACGACTGGGCGCAGCTCATCGTCAAATACAAGGCGGCGGTGAAGCGCGAGCTCGGCAAGGATTTTCCGCAGGATCCGAAGGAGCAGCTGTGGGGCGCGATCGGCGCCGTGTTCGGCTCCTGGATGAATGCGCGCGCGATCAAATATCGCGAGCTCAACGATATTCCCGCGAGCTGGGGCACGGCCGTCAATGTGCAGGCCATGGTGTTCGGCAATCTCGGCGAAACGTCGGCGACCGGCGTCGCCTTCACGCGCAATCCCTCCACCGGCGCGAAGGAGCTCTATGGCGAATTCCTGATCAATGCGCAGGGCGAGGACGTCGTCGCCGGCATCCGCACGCCGCAGGACATCACCGAAGCGGCGAAGATCGCAGCGGGCTCCGACAAGCCGTCGATGGAAAAGGCGATGCCCGAGGCCTACGCCGAGCTCGTGCGCATCTATGGCGCGCTCGAAAAGCATTATCGCGACATGCAGGACATGGAGTTCACCGTCGAAAGCGGCAAGCTCTGGATGCTGCAGACGCGCAACGGCAAGCGCACCACCAAGGCGGCGCTGCGCATCGCGGTCGATCTCGCAAGCGAAGGTCTGATCTCGCGCGCCGAAGCGGTGCAACGCATCGAGCCTGCGTCGCTCGACCAGCTTCTCCATCCGACCATCGATCCCAAGGCGCCGCGCACCATCATCGCGACGGGTCTTCCCGCTTCGCCCGGCGCCGCGGCCGGCGCGATCGTGTTCTCATCCGACGAGGCGGAAGAGGCGAAGAAGCAGGGCCGGAAGGTGATCCTCGTGCGCGTCGAGACGTCGCCGGAAGACATTCACGGCATGCATGCGGCGGAAGGGATTCTGACGACGCGCGGCGGCATGACCTCGCATGCGGCGGTGGTCGCGCGCGGCATGGGCAAGCCCTGCGTCTCCGGCGCCGGATCGATCCGCGTCGACTACGCCAAGCAGACGCTCACCGCGATGGGCAAGACGCTGAACAAGGGCGACGCCATCACCATCGATGGCGGCACCGGCCAGGTGCTGCTTGGCGAAGCGCCGATGCAGGAGCCGGAACTCTCTGGCGAATTCGCGCAACTGATGGAGTGGGCCGACGGCGCGCGGCGCATGAAGGTGCGCGCCAACGCCGACACGCCGCTCGACGCGGCAACGGCGCGCAAGTTCGGCGCGGAAGGCATCGGTCTCTGCCGCACCGAGCATATGTTCTTCGAGGGCGACCGCATTGTCGCGGTGCGCGAGATGATTCTCTCCGACGACGAGAAGGGTCGTCGCGCCGCGCTTGCGAAGCTGCTGCCGATGCAGCGTTCGGATTTCGCCAAGCTGTTCGAGATCATGCATGGGCTGCCGGTGACGATCCGCCTGCTTGATCCGCCGCTGCATGAATTCCTGCCGCACACCGACGCCGAGATCGCGGAAGTGTCGAAGGCGATGGGCGCGTCGCCGGAGAAATTGAAGGCGCGCGCGCATGAGCTGCACGAATTCAATCCGATGCTCGGCTTCCGCGGCTGCCGGCTCGCCATCGCTTACCCTGAAATCGCGGAAATGCAGGCGCGCGCCATTTTCGAGGCGGCTGTCGAAGCCGCGAAGAAGACCGGCGAGCCCGTCGTCCCTGAAGTGATGGTGCCGCTGGTGATGACCAAGCCCGAATTCGATCTCGTCAAGGATCGCATCGACGCCATGGCGGCGGCCGTTGCGAAGGAGACCGGCGCCAAGGTCGAGTATCAAGTCGGCACCATGATCGAATTGCCGCGCGCCTGCCTGATGGCTGGCGAGATCGCACAAAGCGCCGAATTCTTCTCTTTCGGCACCAATGATCTCACGCAGACGACGCTTGGCATCTCGCGCGACGATGCGGCGTCGTTCCTCGGCCCCTACACGGCGAAGGGCATCATTCCCGCCGATCCCTTCGTGACCATCGATCAGGAGGGCGTCGGCGCTCTGGTGAAGCTTGCGGTCAAGGGCGGACAGGCGACGCGACCGAAGATCAAGCTCGGCATCTGCGGCGAGCATGGCGGCGATCCCGCCAGCATCGTGTTCTGCGAAAGCGCCGGCCTCGACTACGTCTCCTGCTCGCCTTATCGCGCGCCGATCGCGCGGCTCTCGGCGGCGCAGGCGGCGCTCGGGAAGCTCAAAGAGAAGGACGCGTGA
- a CDS encoding alpha/beta hydrolase: MAISGSVARPFGSLAYEDNGVGAALIFAHGLGGNHLSWWQQIAHYKPHFRCVTFSHRGFAPSSSISGGPDPYDYADDLAALLDHLAIPRAVIIAQSMGGWSAVEFGLKYPDRVAGIVFACTTGSIDFEQAPHMKLGAVAEWRAFADAEIAAGQAESVHPACGRRMASENPALHELYKEIDRMNAGLDKPAIMRKLHAMRARPPSDLDQIPAHLMFITGGEDIVIPPCGVEAVSRSVANARFARVEDAGHSVYFERASRFNDALDSYLGAINYR; the protein is encoded by the coding sequence ATGGCGATATCAGGCTCCGTTGCGCGGCCGTTCGGTTCTCTCGCCTATGAGGACAATGGCGTCGGCGCCGCGCTGATCTTCGCGCATGGACTCGGCGGCAATCACCTCTCCTGGTGGCAGCAGATCGCGCATTACAAGCCGCATTTTCGCTGCGTGACCTTCTCGCATCGCGGCTTTGCGCCGTCGTCGTCGATATCAGGCGGCCCCGATCCATACGACTACGCCGACGATCTCGCGGCGCTTCTCGATCATCTCGCAATCCCGCGCGCGGTGATCATCGCGCAATCCATGGGCGGGTGGAGCGCCGTCGAGTTCGGATTGAAATATCCCGATCGCGTCGCTGGCATCGTCTTCGCCTGCACCACCGGCAGCATCGATTTCGAGCAGGCGCCGCACATGAAACTCGGTGCCGTCGCTGAATGGCGCGCTTTCGCCGATGCGGAAATTGCTGCGGGACAGGCGGAATCCGTGCATCCCGCCTGCGGCCGCCGCATGGCGAGCGAAAATCCGGCGCTGCATGAACTCTACAAAGAGATCGATCGCATGAACGCAGGCCTCGACAAGCCGGCGATCATGCGGAAGCTGCACGCGATGCGCGCGCGGCCGCCGTCCGATCTCGATCAGATTCCCGCGCATCTCATGTTCATCACCGGCGGCGAGGATATCGTCATTCCGCCATGTGGCGTCGAGGCGGTGTCGCGCAGCGTCGCCAATGCGCGTTTCGCGCGCGTCGAGGATGCGGGACACTCCGTCTATTTCGAGCGCGCGTCGCGGTTCAATGACGCGCTCGATTCCTATCTCGGCGCCATCAATTACCGATAG
- a CDS encoding PaaI family thioesterase, whose translation MERPTELHPPRPLTREEMAGAHGLELFRRMIAGELPRPPISKTLNFWLAEADEGRAVFVGEPLPEHFNPLGTIHGGWAATLLDSALACAVHTMLKPGQIYTSVEMKVNFDRPILPGMGLVRCEGKVIQVGGRIGTSEARLVDANGKLLAHGTETCLIMDINGGR comes from the coding sequence ATGGAGCGTCCGACAGAACTTCACCCGCCGCGGCCGCTCACGCGTGAGGAGATGGCCGGCGCGCACGGGCTTGAGCTGTTCCGCCGCATGATCGCCGGCGAACTGCCGCGCCCGCCGATCTCGAAGACGCTGAATTTCTGGCTCGCCGAAGCCGATGAAGGCCGCGCCGTGTTCGTCGGCGAACCCTTGCCGGAGCATTTCAATCCGCTTGGCACGATCCATGGCGGCTGGGCGGCGACTTTGCTCGATTCAGCGCTCGCCTGCGCGGTGCATACGATGCTGAAGCCCGGCCAGATCTACACCTCGGTCGAGATGAAGGTGAATTTCGATCGTCCCATCCTGCCGGGCATGGGCCTCGTGCGCTGCGAGGGGAAAGTCATCCAGGTCGGCGGCCGCATCGGGACGTCTGAAGCGCGCCTTGTCGATGCGAATGGCAAGCTGCTCGCGCACGGCACCGAGACCTGCCTGATCATGGACATCAATGGCGGGCGGTGA
- a CDS encoding META domain-containing protein: MKTRILGLALVAAMASGAALAQRSQPSMEKEDPMNPRNAVREGSQPQIPRQYDKPFPTGMNWVAVTLNGKPLGASRERPSFVLDDQMRARGYGGCNNFTVVAYPLKQQKMIVGPIAHTRMACDKAAEAQERAFFEALRLANEWDYDAGKLVLKGQRGQLQFERGI, translated from the coding sequence TTGAAGACGCGCATTCTGGGGCTCGCACTCGTCGCCGCAATGGCTTCAGGCGCGGCGCTCGCGCAGCGGTCGCAGCCGTCAATGGAAAAAGAAGACCCGATGAATCCGCGGAACGCCGTCAGGGAAGGCAGTCAGCCGCAGATTCCGCGCCAATACGACAAGCCGTTCCCTACCGGCATGAACTGGGTCGCCGTCACGCTCAACGGCAAGCCGCTCGGGGCCAGCCGCGAGCGGCCGAGCTTCGTGCTCGACGACCAGATGCGCGCCCGCGGCTATGGCGGCTGCAACAATTTCACCGTCGTCGCCTATCCGCTGAAACAGCAGAAGATGATCGTCGGGCCGATCGCGCATACCAGAATGGCTTGCGACAAGGCGGCCGAAGCGCAGGAGCGCGCCTTCTTCGAGGCGCTGCGCCTTGCGAATGAATGGGACTATGACGCCGGCAAGCTCGTGCTCAAGGGACAGCGCGGCCAGTTGCAATTCGAGCGCGGCATCTGA
- a CDS encoding GtrA family protein, with the protein MPAPALVSQFISFFGVSIIATLVHYAVLIGLVEAAKTPAVPAALAGYCVGGIVSYWLNRVRTFRSDRPHFEAGWRFVVVMAVGFGLTLALMTLFVEQLGAPYLPAQIVTTILVMGWNFVAHKWWTFGA; encoded by the coding sequence ATGCCGGCCCCGGCCCTCGTCTCCCAATTCATCTCGTTCTTTGGCGTCAGCATCATCGCGACGCTCGTTCATTACGCCGTCCTGATCGGCCTCGTGGAAGCAGCGAAAACGCCCGCGGTCCCGGCGGCGCTGGCCGGCTACTGCGTCGGCGGCATTGTCTCCTACTGGCTCAACCGCGTCAGGACCTTCCGCAGCGACAGGCCGCATTTCGAGGCCGGCTGGCGCTTCGTCGTCGTCATGGCGGTTGGATTCGGCCTGACGCTCGCGCTCATGACCCTGTTCGTGGAGCAGCTCGGCGCGCCCTATCTGCCGGCGCAGATCGTCACCACCATCCTCGTCATGGGCTGGAACTTCGTCGCCCATAAATGGTGGACCTTCGGCGCCTGA
- a CDS encoding SRPBCC family protein, whose translation MTTVLLIIVAVIAALLIYAATRPNDFRIERAATIEAPPEAIFPLIADFHQWRQWSPWENRDPALKRTYSGAPNGKGAIYAWEGNKNVGSGRMEILDAPAPQKITIKLDFLKPFEAHNTAEFTLQPQGASTRVSWAMTGAKPYMMKLMGVFMNMDEMVGKDFVAGLTNLRQAAEK comes from the coding sequence GTGACCACCGTTCTTCTCATCATCGTCGCCGTCATCGCCGCGCTTCTCATTTATGCGGCGACGCGCCCCAACGATTTCCGCATCGAGCGCGCAGCGACGATCGAAGCGCCGCCGGAAGCGATCTTCCCGCTGATCGCCGATTTCCATCAGTGGCGGCAATGGTCGCCATGGGAGAACCGGGACCCCGCGCTGAAACGCACCTATTCCGGCGCGCCGAATGGCAAGGGCGCGATCTACGCGTGGGAAGGAAACAAGAATGTCGGCTCGGGCCGCATGGAGATCCTCGATGCGCCGGCGCCGCAGAAGATCACCATCAAGCTTGATTTCCTCAAGCCGTTCGAAGCGCACAACACCGCCGAATTCACGCTGCAGCCGCAGGGAGCTTCGACGCGCGTCTCCTGGGCGATGACGGGCGCGAAGCCCTACATGATGAAGCTGATGGGCGTGTTCATGAATATGGACGAGATGGTCGGCAAGGATTTCGTCGCCGGCCTGACAAATCTCAGGCAGGCCGCGGAGAAATGA
- a CDS encoding ABC transporter ATP-binding protein/permease, protein MQVFALVTAALSGLFMLVAPGESAALPIYVPISGFAMAALLYLSRDISSFLRIFVVMYALGYLFLAGMSTLGALGWLPNAINDLMPPAFMATASVAFAAIVYGVSFIPVIRTIMSLADPYFSATTSPVAAYGFFGRLFSTEGRAAAAMVGVIIAGNFVQVALTVRLNAWYRDLFDALQKKDASAFWYQIWWVFVPLLVVWIIFQMIDLITDTIFDIRWRTWMTQSYYGRWLSRGTHYKMQMVGAQTDNPDQRIAVDVRAFIQSTMTLSIRLLSQLATLVSFTVVLWTISSGFTFPGTDYVIPGFLVWVALIYAVIGTLFTHLIGKPLIGLDFKQEQVEANFRFSLARLREYGEQVALLRGADTEKSRLTTSFGAIIRNYIEILKRRMKLTGFTFSWTQMSVAFPYIFMGQYFFLGKITLGQLQQGSSAFSRVDSAMSFFINAYATLASYKAGIDRLTSFNDSMTRAEQANTKPPHIDDVTVERDVVAIPELDLALPQGRTIAHVDGLALKSGERTLLTGPSGSGKSTLFRAIAGIWPFGKGRIETPADKSVMLLPQRPYIPQGALRSAIAYPADEHAYSDDAIRDALGKVKLAHLESELDRDDQWQQRLSGGEQQRLAIARALLAKPDWLFLDEATASLDEPLEAEIYAAIRKTLPNTTIVSIGHRSTLAEMHDRKLTMSPGADGVFKPVDAKEKADA, encoded by the coding sequence ATGCAGGTTTTCGCGCTCGTCACCGCCGCCCTCTCGGGGCTGTTCATGCTGGTCGCCCCGGGCGAATCCGCCGCGCTGCCGATCTATGTGCCGATCAGCGGCTTCGCCATGGCGGCGTTGCTCTATCTCTCGCGCGATATTTCGAGCTTCCTGCGCATCTTCGTTGTCATGTATGCGCTCGGCTATCTCTTCCTCGCGGGCATGTCGACGCTCGGCGCCCTCGGCTGGCTGCCAAACGCGATCAACGACCTCATGCCGCCCGCTTTCATGGCGACGGCGTCAGTGGCCTTCGCCGCGATCGTTTATGGCGTGTCCTTCATTCCGGTCATCCGCACGATCATGTCGCTGGCCGATCCCTACTTCTCGGCGACGACATCGCCGGTCGCCGCTTACGGCTTCTTCGGCAGGCTGTTCTCGACCGAAGGCCGCGCGGCGGCCGCGATGGTTGGAGTCATCATCGCCGGCAATTTCGTTCAGGTGGCGCTGACTGTCAGGTTGAACGCCTGGTATCGTGATCTGTTTGACGCTCTCCAGAAAAAGGACGCGTCGGCATTCTGGTATCAGATCTGGTGGGTGTTCGTGCCGCTGCTTGTCGTCTGGATCATCTTCCAGATGATCGATCTCATCACCGACACTATTTTTGATATTCGCTGGCGCACATGGATGACGCAGAGCTACTATGGTCGCTGGCTTTCGCGCGGCACGCACTACAAGATGCAGATGGTCGGCGCGCAGACCGACAACCCTGACCAGCGTATCGCCGTTGACGTCAGGGCTTTCATCCAGTCAACCATGACGCTGTCCATACGCCTGCTGTCCCAGCTCGCGACGCTCGTTTCGTTCACCGTGGTGCTCTGGACCATATCGAGCGGCTTCACCTTCCCGGGCACGGATTACGTTATTCCGGGCTTCCTCGTCTGGGTGGCGTTGATCTATGCGGTGATCGGCACGCTGTTCACGCATCTCATTGGCAAGCCGCTGATCGGACTTGATTTCAAACAGGAGCAGGTGGAAGCCAATTTCCGCTTTTCGCTGGCGAGGCTGCGCGAATATGGCGAGCAGGTGGCGCTCCTGCGCGGAGCTGATACTGAAAAGAGCCGATTGACGACGAGCTTCGGCGCCATCATCCGCAACTATATCGAAATCCTGAAGCGGCGGATGAAACTGACCGGCTTCACATTCTCCTGGACGCAGATGAGCGTCGCTTTCCCCTATATCTTCATGGGCCAGTATTTTTTCCTCGGCAAGATCACTTTGGGCCAGTTGCAGCAGGGTTCGAGCGCTTTCAGTCGAGTCGACAGCGCCATGTCTTTCTTCATCAACGCCTATGCGACGCTGGCGTCCTACAAAGCCGGCATCGATCGTCTGACCTCATTCAACGACTCGATGACGCGCGCGGAACAGGCGAATACGAAACCGCCGCACATTGACGATGTCACGGTCGAGCGCGATGTCGTCGCCATTCCCGAACTCGATCTGGCTCTGCCGCAGGGACGCACCATCGCGCATGTCGATGGCCTTGCGCTGAAGTCCGGCGAGCGCACTTTGCTCACGGGTCCATCGGGATCTGGCAAATCGACCTTGTTCCGCGCCATCGCCGGCATCTGGCCCTTCGGCAAAGGTCGCATTGAAACGCCTGCTGACAAGAGCGTGATGCTGCTGCCGCAGCGCCCCTACATTCCGCAGGGCGCGCTGCGCAGCGCCATCGCCTATCCCGCCGACGAACACGCCTACTCCGACGACGCCATTCGCGACGCGCTCGGCAAGGTGAAGCTTGCGCATCTCGAAAGCGAACTCGACCGCGATGATCAATGGCAGCAGCGATTGTCAGGCGGCGAGCAGCAACGCCTCGCGATCGCGCGCGCGCTGCTCGCGAAACCCGATTGGCTGTTTCTTGATGAAGCGACCGCTTCGCTCGATGAGCCGCTCGAAGCGGAAATTTACGCAGCCATTCGGAAGACGTTGCCGAACACGACGATCGTCTCGATCGGCCATCGCTCGACTCTCGCCGAGATGCACGATCGCAAGCTCACCATGTCGCCCGGCGCCGACGGCGTATTCAAGCCGGTGGACGCAAAAGAAAAAGCCGACGCGTGA